From a region of the Arachis ipaensis cultivar K30076 chromosome B09, Araip1.1, whole genome shotgun sequence genome:
- the LOC107617097 gene encoding uncharacterized protein LOC107617097: MREELPLLLNRRGAPSPSDPSPFLLPWWWQCLWSPENHHYSFSPAPVSLGFAAFHGETELVLPPSPCQLVLVSPNIHFMLILICQNKLLLFGVDVAVGTTAGSNAIAAEATASSDFVILVQMVVIAFNSYPI, encoded by the exons ATGAGGGAGGAGTTGCCGTTGCTACTGAACCGCCGTGGAGCCCCATCGCCGTCAGATCCATCTCCGTTCCTGTTGCCGTGGTGGTGGCAGTGCCTCTGGTCGCCGGAAAACCACCACTACTCCTTCAGCCCCGCCCCTGTTTCATTAGGCTTTGCTGCTTTTCATGGTGAGACTGAACTTGTTTTGCCTCCTTCACCATGTCAGTTGGTTTTAGTTTCACCTAATATCCATttcatgttaattttaatttgtcaGAATAAACTATTACTGTTCGGTGTTGATGTTGCTGTTGGTACTACTGCTGGTTCTAATGCCATTGCTGCTGAAGCTACTGCTAGTTCTGATTTTGTTATCTTGGTACAAATG GTTGTAATTGCTTTTAATTCCTATCCAATTTGA
- the LOC110267050 gene encoding uncharacterized protein LOC110267050 yields the protein MASLGSSPGGGNKKRKRSSSNNGDNNGSCCNCRRIQCMNLFCVCLRAGDFCNDSCSCNWCLNIWENKDFVDEKKKEIELRDPHAFQPKIIFGENETAAWHRKGCNCRKSKCKSNYCACFRAEVGCSSRCRCEGCMNKYGNGIIKDEQEQCVLTNNNNGGNDVTVDNESPSSQSHHPVADNDFFDQLSELDADMVINEEDEAECYRQQMLLAGDGENGIYNDNMDTASNQVNHVPAAASYYNYNVYGNIIQDNVAAHNYHQTLTPEQIFRVENNTTEEQNTDICMLLDDPDLQGPSPFSFYDNNIVDEPSSVHNFSTTEPIIQSSSQRYKPQSKSYGDLFQQEASSSGGMNHRQHPSLLMNAQHQRQNDAINMQAHSY from the exons ATGGCCTCTCTTGGAAGTAGTCCAGGTGGTGGCAACAAGAAAAGGAAGCGATCATCATCCAACAATGGTGACAATAATGGCAGCTGCTGTAACTGCCGAAGGATTCAATGCATGAACCTCTTCTGTGTATGCCTTCGTGCCGGAGACTTTTGCAACGATTCTTGTTCTTGCAATTGGTGCTTGAATATTTGGGAGAATAAGGATTTTGTGGACGAGAAGAAAAAGGAAATCGAATTGCGTGATCCACACGCATTTCAAcccaaaattatttttggtgagAACGAAACAGCAGCATGGCACAGAAAAGGTTGCAACTGCAGAAAGTCAAAGTGCAAGAGCAACTATTGCGCTTGCTTCCGTGCTGAAGTTGGTTGTTCTAGTCGATGTCGATGTGAGGGTTGCATGAATAAGTATGGAAATGGAATCATCAAAGATGAACAAGAACAATGTGTTTtgactaataataataatggcgGCAATGACGTAACGGTGGATAATGAATCACCATCTTCTCAATCTCATCATCCAGTTGCCGACAATGATTTTTTTGATCAG CTTTCTGAACTAGATGCGGATATGGTTATTAATGAGGAAGACGAGGCAGAGTGTTATAGACAGCAAATGTTACTGGCCGGCGACGGCGAGAATGGAATCTACAACGATAATATGGATACGGCATCAAATCAAGTTAACCATGTTCCTGCTGCTGCTTCTTATTATAATTATAATGTTTATGGAAACATAATACAAGACAACGTTGCTGCACATAATTATCATCAAACTCTAACCCCAGAACAGATTTTTCGGGTCGAAAACAACACTACTGAGGAACAGAATACTGACATATGCATGTTGCTTGATGATCCTGATTTGCAGGGACCATCACCTTTCAGCTTTTATGATAATAATATTGTTGATGAGCCCTCATCAGTTCATAATTTCTCGACGACGGAGCCAATAATTCAGAGTAGTAGTCAGCGGTATAAACCTCAGAGTAAGAGTTATGGTGATCTTTTTCAACAAGAAGCATCATCATCAGGGGGAATGAATCATCGCCAACATCCATCATTACTGATGAATGCACAACATCAGCGGCAGAATGATGCAATAAACATGCAAGCTCATAGTTATTAA